In the genome of Triticum urartu cultivar G1812 chromosome 5, Tu2.1, whole genome shotgun sequence, one region contains:
- the LOC125555732 gene encoding ABC transporter G family member 5-like, translated as MATSGHIVVDVGTDEDASAGQPPVAPVPYRLSFTDLSYTVRTRGGRLASLLPRARASTDSPSPSTTRALLNGISGEAREGELFAVMGASGSGKSTLVDALAGRIERESLRGTVTLNGEALHGRRLRAISAYVMQDDLLYPMLTVRETLMYAAEFRLSRALSPARKRERVDALIDQLGLASAADTVIGDEGHRGVSGGERRRVSIGTDIIHDPILLFLDEPTSGLDSASAFMVVQVLLDIARSGSVVVMTIHQPSARILGILGRLLLLSRGRTVYAGTPAGLIPFFHEFGKPIPENENPAEFALDTIRELERQPDGAALLADFNARWQADHRIIETVNTMPLEVAISESVCRGKLVAGTVTGTASSVPTYANPLTVEVWVLIKRSFINTRRMPELFGMRLGTIMLTGLILATIFLRLDDTPKGVQERLGFFAMGMSTMFYVCADALPVFVQERHIYLRETAHNSYRRLSYVLANSVVSFPPLVILSLAFAVTTFFAVGLAGGGASFAFFALIILASLWAGSGFVTFLSAVVPHVMVGYTVVVAILAYFLLFSGFFINRDRIPNYWIWFHYISLVKYPYQAVLQNEFGDASRCFARGVQMFEGTPIAGMTEAVKLKVLGAISATLGTNMTAATCVVTGADVLRQQAVTDLGKWMCLLVTAAFGFFFRALFYVVLLVGSKNKRK; from the coding sequence ATGGCCACCTCCGGCCACATCGTCGTCGACGTCGGCACCGATGAAGATGCTTCGGCGGGTCAGCCGCCCGTCGCGCCAGTGCCGTACCGGCTGTCCTTCACTGACCTGTCGTACACCGTCAGGACGCGCGGCGGCAGGCTGGCGAGCCTGCTGCCCCGCGCCAGGGCGTCCACGGATTCGCCATCACCGTCAACCACCAGGGCGCTGCTGAACGGCATCTCCGGCGAGGCCCGGGAAGGGGAGCTCTTCGCTGTGATGGGCGCCAGCGGGTCCGGCAAGTCCACCCTCGTCGACGCGCTCGCCGGCCGGATCGAGCGGGAGAGCCTCCGCGGCACCGTCACGCTCAACGGCGAGGCCCTCCacggccgccgcctccgcgccATCTCCGCCTACGTAATGCAGGACGATCTGCTGTACCCGATGCTCACGGTGCGGGAGACGCTGATGTACGCCGCTGAGTTCCGCCTCTCCCGCGCGCTCTCCCCGGCCAGGAAGCGCGAACGCGTCGACGCGCTCATCGACCAGCTCGGCCTCGCCAGCGCCGCCGACACCGTCATCGGCGACGAGGGGCACCGTGGGGTCTCTGGAGGCGAGAGGCGCCGTGTCTCCATCGGCACGGACATCATCCACGACCCGATCCTGCTGTTCCTCGACGAGCCCACCTCCGGGCTCGACTCGGCGAGTGCGTTCATGGTGGTGCAGGTGCTCCTCGACATCGCGCGGAGCGGCAGCGTCGTCGTGATGACCATCCACCAGCCCAGCGCGCGGATCCTCGGCATCCTTGGCCGTCTACTGCTCCTCTCCCGCGGCCGCACCGTCTATGCCGGCACGCCTGCCGGCCTCATACCCTTCTTCCATGAGTTTGGCAAGCCCATCCCGGAGAACGAGAACCCGGCCGAGTTCGCGCTGGACACCATCAGAGAACTCGAGCGCCAGCCTGATGGCGCTGCGCTGCTCGCCGACTTCAACGCCAGGTGGCAAGCAGACCACAGGATCATCGAGACTGTCAACACGATGCCGCTAGAGGTGGCCATATCCGAGAGCGTCTGTCGTGGGAAGCTGGTGGCCGGGACTGTCACAGGGACGGCGTCGTCGGTGCCGACGTACGCGAACCCGCTGACCGTGGAGGTGTGGGTGCTGATCaagcgctccttcatcaacacGCGCCGCATGCCGGAGCTCTTCGGCATGCGCCTGGGCACCATCATGCTGACGGGGCTCATCCTGGCGACCATCTTCCTGCGCCTCGACGACACGCCCAAGGGCGTCCAGGAGCGGCTGGGCTTCTTCGCCATGGGAATGTCCACCATGTTCTACGTCTGCGCCGACGCGCTGCCGGTGTTCGTCCAGGAGCGACACATCTACCTCCGCGAGACGGCGCACAACTCGTACCGCCGCTTGTCGTACGTGCTCGCCAACTCCGTCGTGTCCTTCCCGCCGCTGGTCATCCTGTCCCTGGCGTTCGCGGTGACCACGTTCTTCGCCGTGGGCCTCGCCGGCGGGGGCGCGTCGTTCGCCTTCTTTGCGCTGATCATTCTCGCGTCTCTGTGGGCGGGCAGCGGGTTCGTGACGTTCCTGTCGGCGGTGGTACCGCACGTGATGGTGGGCTACACGGTGGTGGTGGCCATCCTCGCCTACTTCCTCCTCTTCTCCGGCTTCTTCATCAACCGGGACAGGATTCCCAACTACTGGATATGGTTCCACTACATTTCGCTCGTCAAGTATCCCTACCAGGCTGTGTTGCAGAACGAGTTCGGCGACGCGAGCCGGTGCTTCGCGCGCGGGGTACAGATGTTCGAGGGGACACCCATCGCCGGCATGACGGAGGCCGTGAAGTTGAAGGTGCTCGGCGCGATCAGTGCGACTCTCGGCACAAACATGACGGCCGCCACGTGCGTCGTCACCGGCGCCGACGTGCTAAGGCAGCAGGCCGTCACGGACCTAGGGAAGTGGATGTGCCTCCTGGTCACGGCGGCATTCGGCTTCTTCTTCCGTGCTCTCTTCTACGTCGTCTTGCTCGTCGGGAGCAAGAACAAGCGCAAGTAG